One stretch of Comamonas testosteroni DNA includes these proteins:
- a CDS encoding Hsp70 family protein, whose amino-acid sequence MNMFASIAASGAASQAASTPDSVAAAAQLQGPAGQAQAQSAGASYSIGIDLGTTHCALSYVNKTASDGEKVVQGVLDIPQLTAPGSVEARPLLPSFLYLPHESELTEAERSLPGAPGDFITGEFARSRGAATPIRLVSSAKSWLCHPGVDRRAGILPADAPEEVSRISPLTASTRYLEHLRRAWEQAHPEAPFAQQDITVTIPASFDPAARELTAEACKAAGFARLTLLEEPQAALYSWIQASGGQWRKQVKHGDIILVVDVGGGTTDLSLIAVLEREGNLELQRIAVGEHILLGGDNMDLALAYGVARKLAAEGKQLDAWQTRALAHGCRAAKEQLLADSSLQAVPVVVPSRGSKLIGGSIRTEVTRDEVLAMLVEGFFPKVAVSDKPKTRARGALTQLGLPYAQDAAVTRHLAAFLSRQVNALAEIDGLNGEQIDGSTFLHPTAILFNGGVLKAPQIEQRILEVINGWLDDEACEPARLLDGANLDLAVARGAAYYGHIATSGRGVRIRGGTAQSYYVGVESNMPAIPGMEPPLSALCLAPFGMEEGTEVALPDEEFGLVVGEPVRLRFFGSSVRRSDQVGTMLDFWSPEELVELQEIELNLPAAGRAAGEVVPVTLAARVTDIGTLELNAVPVGGSERWKVEFDVRAETSAEAAE is encoded by the coding sequence ATGAACATGTTTGCCTCCATCGCCGCATCGGGTGCGGCCAGTCAAGCTGCGAGCACTCCTGATTCCGTGGCTGCTGCCGCTCAGCTGCAAGGCCCAGCAGGCCAGGCCCAAGCCCAGTCTGCCGGCGCCAGCTACAGCATCGGCATCGATCTGGGCACCACCCACTGCGCGCTGTCCTATGTGAACAAGACCGCCAGCGATGGCGAGAAGGTGGTGCAGGGCGTGCTGGACATTCCCCAGCTCACGGCTCCCGGCAGTGTCGAGGCCAGGCCCCTGCTGCCGTCCTTTCTCTATCTGCCGCACGAGAGCGAGCTGACCGAGGCCGAGCGCAGCCTGCCCGGCGCGCCCGGCGACTTCATCACTGGTGAATTCGCTCGCAGCCGTGGCGCGGCCACGCCCATCCGCCTGGTGAGCAGCGCCAAGAGCTGGCTCTGCCACCCCGGCGTCGATCGCCGTGCCGGCATTCTGCCCGCCGATGCTCCCGAGGAAGTCAGCCGCATTTCGCCGCTGACCGCTTCCACCCGCTATCTCGAGCATCTGCGTCGCGCCTGGGAGCAGGCCCACCCCGAGGCCCCGTTTGCCCAGCAGGACATCACCGTCACCATCCCGGCATCGTTCGACCCCGCCGCGCGCGAGTTGACGGCCGAGGCCTGCAAGGCCGCGGGCTTTGCCAGGCTGACGCTGCTCGAAGAACCCCAGGCCGCGCTGTACAGCTGGATCCAGGCCAGCGGCGGTCAGTGGCGCAAGCAGGTCAAGCATGGCGACATCATCCTCGTCGTGGACGTGGGTGGCGGCACCACCGACCTGTCGCTGATCGCCGTGCTGGAGCGCGAAGGCAATCTGGAGCTGCAGCGCATTGCCGTGGGCGAACACATTCTGCTGGGCGGCGACAACATGGACCTGGCCCTGGCCTATGGCGTGGCACGCAAGCTTGCGGCCGAGGGCAAGCAGCTCGATGCCTGGCAAACCCGCGCGCTGGCCCATGGCTGCCGCGCCGCCAAGGAGCAGTTGCTGGCAGATAGCAGCCTGCAGGCCGTGCCTGTGGTCGTCCCCAGCCGGGGCAGCAAGCTCATCGGCGGCAGCATCCGTACCGAGGTGACACGCGACGAAGTGCTGGCCATGCTGGTCGAAGGCTTTTTCCCCAAGGTGGCCGTCAGCGACAAGCCCAAGACCCGTGCGCGCGGCGCGCTCACGCAGCTGGGCCTGCCCTATGCGCAGGATGCCGCCGTCACGCGCCATCTGGCGGCCTTCCTGAGCCGCCAGGTCAATGCGCTGGCCGAGATTGACGGTCTGAACGGTGAGCAGATCGACGGCTCCACCTTTCTGCACCCCACGGCCATTCTGTTCAATGGCGGCGTGCTCAAGGCGCCCCAGATCGAGCAGCGCATCCTGGAAGTCATCAACGGCTGGCTGGACGACGAGGCCTGCGAGCCCGCGCGTCTGCTGGACGGTGCCAACCTCGATCTGGCCGTGGCGCGCGGAGCGGCCTATTACGGCCATATCGCCACCAGCGGTCGCGGCGTGCGCATTCGCGGCGGCACCGCCCAGTCCTATTACGTGGGCGTGGAGAGCAATATGCCCGCCATCCCCGGCATGGAGCCGCCCTTGTCCGCCCTGTGCCTGGCACCGTTCGGCATGGAAGAGGGCACCGAAGTCGCTCTGCCTGACGAAGAGTTCGGCCTGGTCGTGGGCGAGCCCGTGCGTCTGCGCTTCTTCGGCTCGTCCGTGCGCCGCAGCGATCAGGTCGGCACCATGCTGGACTTCTGGTCGCCTGAAGAACTGGTGGAGCTGCAGGAGATCGAGCTGAATCTGCCCGCCGCCGGCCGCGCGGCCGGTGAGGTGGTGCCCGTGACCCTGGCGGCGCGCGTGACCGATATCGGCACCCTGGAGCTCAATGCCGTGCCTGTGGGCGGAAGCGAGCGCTGGAAGGTGGAATTCGATGTGCGCGCAGAAACCTCTGCGGAGGCCGCCGAGTAA
- a CDS encoding porin → MPVKTTTVSRVLLAALATAGASAALAQSSVQIYGRLNTSVEHQKVGSSSLTGLFNNNSRFGFVGSEDLGGGLKAGFQLESGFESDTGAGTGSNGALAFQRQSEVNLSGSLGKLRLGRFGAATYFGIADYGALDEPNHDTGSIADALYDYVMRNTNKIAYRSPVMAGLTLEAQASLHEKTTGAVQKNGYDLYANWERGPLALGAGFTQLGDDKQFALRGHYLWNALQVGAYYQRSDNGSGSLCSNGGAGCGTRDAARVTAVYRVGASELALGYGWASRWSHVPGSSARQWILGYNHHLSKRTKLYAAYTRIDNGSGVAYGYNFKGGVGYGQDASSLSVGLRHAF, encoded by the coding sequence ATGCCAGTCAAAACAACAACTGTGTCTCGTGTCCTCCTCGCTGCTCTGGCCACCGCCGGAGCTTCCGCCGCTTTGGCACAAAGCAGCGTTCAGATCTACGGCCGCCTCAATACCTCGGTCGAACATCAGAAGGTTGGAAGCAGCAGCCTGACCGGGCTCTTCAACAACAACTCGCGCTTTGGCTTTGTGGGCAGCGAAGACCTGGGCGGTGGCCTCAAGGCCGGCTTCCAGCTCGAATCCGGCTTCGAATCCGATACCGGCGCCGGTACCGGCAGCAACGGCGCCCTGGCCTTTCAGCGTCAAAGCGAAGTCAACCTCTCGGGCAGTCTTGGCAAGCTGCGTCTGGGCCGTTTTGGTGCTGCCACCTATTTCGGCATTGCAGACTATGGTGCACTGGATGAGCCCAACCACGACACCGGCTCCATCGCCGATGCGCTCTATGACTACGTGATGCGCAACACCAACAAGATCGCCTATCGCAGCCCTGTGATGGCTGGTCTGACATTGGAAGCTCAGGCATCGCTACACGAGAAGACAACAGGCGCCGTGCAAAAGAACGGCTACGACCTCTATGCCAATTGGGAACGCGGCCCATTGGCCCTGGGCGCGGGCTTTACCCAGCTGGGTGACGACAAGCAGTTTGCCCTGCGCGGCCACTACCTCTGGAATGCGCTGCAGGTCGGTGCCTACTACCAGCGCTCGGACAACGGCTCGGGCTCGCTGTGCAGCAATGGCGGTGCCGGTTGCGGCACGCGTGACGCTGCGCGCGTGACTGCGGTCTACCGGGTCGGCGCTTCGGAGCTTGCCCTGGGCTACGGCTGGGCGAGCCGATGGAGCCATGTGCCCGGCAGCAGCGCGCGCCAGTGGATTCTCGGCTACAACCACCACCTGAGCAAACGCACCAAGCTCTATGCTGCCTACACGCGCATCGACAACGGGTCCGGCGTGGCCTATGGCTATAACTTCAAGGGCGGCGTGGGCTATGGGCAGGATGCCAGCAGCCTGAGCGTCGGTCTGCGCCACGCGTTCTAG
- a CDS encoding Hsp70 family protein, with amino-acid sequence MHPSRPTHAVGIDLGTSHTVVASVALDGATGDIALLDIPQRSTAGEVVAQPLLPSVRYQAAKGELGEAWQQPWPPQGADEAAPAVIGRWARDLGAAVPGRLVASAKSWLSHTGVDRTAAILPWGAGEDVTKVSPLAASSSYLAHVKAAWDKAHPEAPLHQQSVVLTVPASFDEGARALTLEAAQMAGLPRVQLLEEPKAAFHDWLVLQGDELAAQLADSRLVLVVDVGGGTTDLTLIRVDASADGGLPTLTRTAVGEHLMLGGDNMDLALAHQLETAFAGKAGDQGQRLSVQRFAQLVQRCRMAKEQLLAQNAPEQIGITLLGGGSKLLAATQSVTLTREQVRQSVVDGFLPVVQISDMPARRQGALRGFGLPYPADAAISRHLAQFLAQHASGGLPDTVLLNGGVFHAHAMVQRLTELLGRWRGRPVRVLHNPHPDWAVARGAAAYGLARHQAELAATQVAAPNPPEARAGQASAAIKTMVPRIGGGSARSYWLLLPGKRGEAPQGLCLLPRGTEEGVRMVLSGRRFALKLGQAVRFSLLANSQSHVPAQPGQIAPLSGEGWVELPPLVTVLPAPEGRAAAQVEVQLQACMSEVGTLEVRCVAVPDAGRSWLLSFAVRGAAASESIADNVDAQSAEDRKSSNSLMARLPEAVALVDRIFGTQAQEVTAREVRQLRQSLERVLGPREGWELGLLRALFDALLARSRRRRRTADHERVWFNLAGWCLRPGVGAELDGWRIDQVWSLYGQGLGHAKEAANWTEWWVFWRRVAAGLNETRQMELLEDVAGHMHKAVQQNTRGKSSHGSYDDMLRLFAAMEAVPWQYRQEMGQWMLQRLRREDETVQTWWAIGRLAARQSLAANAHLVMPPEAALEFVSATLAQDWRRNETAMFAAVQMARMTGDRARDLPDAIRAQVLEKMRSSGAPERWMTMVEQVVQMEAEDQKRSLGDSLPPGLVLL; translated from the coding sequence ATGCATCCATCTCGCCCCACCCACGCCGTCGGCATAGACCTGGGCACCAGCCACACAGTCGTGGCAAGCGTTGCGCTGGACGGTGCGACGGGTGATATCGCGCTGCTCGATATTCCGCAGCGCAGCACGGCAGGCGAGGTCGTGGCCCAGCCTCTGCTGCCTTCGGTACGTTACCAGGCAGCAAAGGGCGAGCTGGGCGAGGCCTGGCAGCAGCCCTGGCCACCGCAGGGCGCGGATGAAGCTGCGCCTGCCGTCATAGGCCGCTGGGCGCGAGATCTGGGGGCTGCCGTGCCGGGGCGGCTGGTGGCCAGTGCCAAAAGCTGGCTCTCGCACACCGGCGTGGATCGCACGGCTGCCATCCTGCCCTGGGGGGCAGGCGAGGACGTGACCAAGGTATCGCCGCTGGCGGCATCCAGCTCCTATCTGGCCCATGTGAAAGCAGCATGGGACAAAGCCCATCCCGAAGCGCCACTGCACCAGCAAAGCGTGGTGCTGACGGTGCCCGCTTCATTTGACGAGGGTGCACGTGCGTTGACGCTGGAGGCCGCGCAGATGGCAGGTCTGCCGCGCGTGCAACTGCTGGAGGAGCCCAAGGCCGCGTTTCACGACTGGCTGGTGCTGCAGGGTGATGAGCTGGCCGCGCAACTGGCGGACAGCCGGCTGGTGCTGGTGGTGGATGTGGGCGGGGGAACTACCGATCTGACGCTGATCCGCGTGGATGCATCGGCCGACGGCGGCCTGCCCACGCTGACGCGCACGGCTGTCGGCGAACACCTGATGCTGGGCGGCGACAACATGGATCTGGCGCTGGCCCATCAGCTTGAGACTGCGTTTGCGGGCAAAGCGGGAGACCAGGGCCAGAGGCTGTCCGTCCAGCGCTTTGCCCAACTGGTGCAGCGCTGCCGCATGGCCAAGGAGCAGTTGCTGGCGCAGAACGCGCCAGAGCAGATCGGCATCACCTTGCTCGGGGGCGGCAGCAAGCTGCTGGCGGCGACTCAAAGCGTCACGTTGACCCGCGAGCAGGTGCGGCAGTCGGTGGTCGACGGCTTTTTGCCGGTCGTGCAGATCAGCGATATGCCCGCCAGGCGGCAGGGCGCGCTGCGCGGCTTTGGTCTGCCCTATCCGGCCGATGCGGCCATCAGTCGTCATCTGGCGCAATTTCTCGCCCAGCATGCAAGCGGGGGGCTGCCCGATACCGTGTTGCTCAACGGCGGCGTGTTCCACGCCCATGCCATGGTGCAGCGTCTGACGGAATTGCTGGGCCGCTGGCGCGGCAGGCCGGTGCGCGTGCTGCACAACCCGCACCCGGACTGGGCCGTGGCGCGCGGTGCGGCGGCCTATGGGCTGGCCCGCCATCAGGCAGAGCTGGCGGCGACTCAGGTTGCCGCACCCAACCCGCCCGAAGCACGGGCCGGGCAGGCATCAGCAGCGATCAAAACCATGGTGCCGCGCATTGGCGGCGGTTCGGCACGCAGCTACTGGTTGCTGCTGCCGGGCAAGAGAGGCGAGGCTCCGCAAGGCCTGTGCCTGCTGCCGCGTGGCACGGAAGAGGGCGTGCGCATGGTGCTCTCTGGCCGGCGCTTTGCGCTCAAGCTGGGCCAGGCCGTGCGCTTCAGTTTGCTGGCCAACAGCCAGAGCCATGTGCCTGCGCAGCCCGGCCAGATTGCACCTTTGAGCGGTGAGGGCTGGGTAGAGCTGCCGCCCTTGGTCACGGTGCTGCCCGCGCCCGAAGGTCGGGCTGCGGCCCAGGTCGAGGTGCAGCTGCAAGCCTGCATGAGCGAGGTCGGCACGCTGGAAGTGCGCTGCGTGGCCGTGCCGGATGCAGGCCGGTCCTGGTTGCTGTCTTTTGCCGTGCGTGGTGCTGCAGCTTCCGAATCAATAGCTGACAACGTAGATGCGCAAAGCGCTGAGGACCGGAAATCTTCAAATTCTTTGATGGCCAGGCTGCCCGAAGCCGTGGCCCTGGTGGATCGCATCTTCGGCACGCAGGCGCAGGAGGTGACGGCCCGGGAAGTGCGCCAGCTGCGCCAGTCGCTCGAGAGAGTCCTCGGCCCGCGCGAGGGCTGGGAGCTGGGCCTGCTGCGTGCTTTGTTCGATGCGCTGCTGGCCCGTTCCAGGCGCCGCCGCCGCACGGCCGACCATGAGCGCGTCTGGTTCAATCTCGCAGGCTGGTGTCTGCGCCCCGGCGTGGGTGCAGAACTCGATGGCTGGCGCATAGACCAGGTCTGGTCCTTGTATGGCCAGGGCCTGGGTCATGCCAAAGAGGCCGCCAACTGGACGGAGTGGTGGGTGTTCTGGCGTCGCGTGGCGGCGGGTCTGAACGAGACCCGGCAGATGGAGCTGCTCGAAGACGTGGCCGGCCATATGCACAAGGCCGTGCAGCAGAACACGCGCGGCAAATCCAGCCATGGCAGCTATGACGACATGCTGCGCCTGTTCGCGGCCATGGAGGCCGTGCCCTGGCAGTACCGCCAGGAAATGGGGCAGTGGATGCTGCAGCGCCTCAGGCGCGAGGATGAAACCGTGCAGACCTGGTGGGCCATAGGCCGCCTGGCGGCACGCCAATCGCTGGCCGCCAACGCCCATCTGGTGATGCCGCCCGAGGCGGCTCTGGAGTTTGTGAGCGCCACGCTGGCCCAGGACTGGCGCAGGAACGAAACCGCGATGTTTGCCGCCGTACAGATGGCCCGCATGACGGGTGACCGCGCGCGCGACCTGCCCGATGCCATCAGAGCGCAGGTGCTGGAGAAGATGCGCAGCAGCGGTGCGCCCGAGCGCTGGATGACCATGGTCGAGCAGGTGGTGCAGATGGAGGCCGAGGACCAGAAGCGCAGCCTCGGCGACAGCCTGCCGCCGGGCCTGGTGCTGCTTTGA
- a CDS encoding Bug family tripartite tricarboxylate transporter substrate binding protein, protein MKFEEAARTEMARNAVFISGNQRRSLLLAAVAAVVAAPLTQALAQGGNWPAKPITFVVPQAPGGANDVIARAVAQGLENSLGQPVIVENRAGANGNLGTGQVARSAADGYTFLVTAQSAYTINPALYSRVPFDPIKDFTPVMQLAVAPYLLVVNPNFPAKNLDELVAYAKAHPGKVEYASAGNGTLNHLLGEMLKKQKNVSLLHVPYKGASAAATDVVAGQLPVTFGSFPGVMPFVSSGKLRVLGVASDRPTSLAPEIPVLGKGLAVTSWYGLFAPAGTPQPVVDKLYQAVKTVLARPEMAERLKTLGAERVESTPQSFKDMLPAELAYWKQVVKDSGAHID, encoded by the coding sequence ATGAAGTTTGAAGAAGCTGCGCGCACCGAGATGGCGCGAAACGCTGTTTTTATCTCCGGAAACCAACGCCGCTCGCTGCTGCTTGCGGCGGTGGCTGCCGTGGTGGCGGCTCCTCTGACGCAAGCATTGGCGCAGGGCGGCAACTGGCCTGCCAAGCCGATTACCTTTGTCGTGCCTCAGGCACCGGGCGGTGCCAACGATGTGATTGCGCGAGCCGTGGCGCAGGGGCTGGAGAATTCGCTGGGCCAGCCCGTCATCGTGGAAAACCGCGCCGGTGCCAACGGCAATCTGGGCACGGGCCAGGTGGCGCGCAGCGCGGCCGACGGCTACACCTTTCTGGTGACGGCGCAAAGCGCCTACACCATCAATCCGGCGCTTTATTCCAGGGTGCCGTTCGATCCCATCAAGGATTTCACCCCCGTAATGCAGCTGGCCGTCGCGCCTTATCTGCTGGTGGTGAACCCGAACTTTCCGGCCAAAAATCTGGACGAGCTGGTGGCCTATGCCAAGGCGCATCCGGGCAAGGTGGAATACGCCTCTGCCGGCAACGGCACGCTCAACCATCTGCTGGGCGAGATGCTGAAAAAACAGAAGAACGTGAGCCTGCTGCATGTGCCTTACAAGGGGGCATCGGCCGCCGCCACCGATGTGGTGGCCGGCCAGTTGCCGGTGACCTTTGGCAGCTTTCCGGGCGTGATGCCTTTTGTCAGCAGCGGCAAGCTGCGCGTGCTGGGCGTGGCGTCCGACAGGCCGACCTCGCTGGCACCCGAGATCCCCGTGCTGGGCAAGGGCCTGGCCGTGACCAGCTGGTACGGCTTGTTCGCACCGGCCGGTACGCCGCAGCCGGTGGTGGACAAGCTTTATCAGGCCGTGAAGACCGTGCTGGCAAGGCCCGAGATGGCCGAACGCCTCAAGACTCTGGGCGCCGAGCGCGTGGAGTCCACGCCGCAAAGCTTCAAGGACATGCTGCCGGCCGAGCTGGCGTACTGGAAGCAGGTGGTCAAGGACTCCGGCGCGCATATCGACTAA
- a CDS encoding DUF2809 domain-containing protein translates to MLIHLAAAGPFRRSRMVLTLLIAAVIAIGLASRRGYVPFPVVLGNYPGDALWAWVLLLCVAWLRPTITRGRLMAWSLVIAFAIEFLQLYQAPWMQALRANKLAYLVLGNGFDPLDLLAYVVGIGAGAMVDRLWEKRQRRLA, encoded by the coding sequence TTGTTGATTCATCTGGCCGCTGCCGGACCCTTTCGTCGCTCACGGATGGTGTTGACCCTGCTCATTGCGGCGGTCATCGCCATCGGGCTGGCCTCGCGCCGGGGCTACGTGCCCTTTCCCGTCGTGCTGGGCAACTATCCGGGCGATGCGCTCTGGGCCTGGGTGCTGCTGCTGTGCGTGGCCTGGCTGCGGCCGACCATCACGCGCGGCAGGCTCATGGCCTGGTCACTGGTCATCGCCTTTGCCATCGAGTTCCTGCAGCTCTATCAGGCCCCCTGGATGCAGGCCCTGCGTGCCAACAAGCTGGCCTATCTGGTGCTGGGCAACGGCTTCGATCCCCTGGATCTGCTGGCCTATGTCGTGGGAATCGGTGCGGGCGCCATGGTGGACCGGCTCTGGGAGAAGCGGCAGCGTCGCCTTGCCTGA
- a CDS encoding nitrate regulatory protein: MNRADRPWHQHDDKHYPMKTPLHYLVAARQSEIAELEQISRASSLVASVSELVHALQKERGLSNIFLVSGGAQAQQSLLDHGLHVDRVMERVCLALEELGARAPGAHGARLFNAIANALQGFEALPLLRRRRDALQLSAEDCTQALIRMIAACLTVVFEAADSACDPDIAKLLVALFHFMQGKELAGQERATGVAAFTAGVGRTERQRHWLHLIESQERCFQVFADFASPSGMERWQQQCGACLDMTVIERLRRMGCTAGDGLPLDRSLSSPWFEACSSRLDAMHQIEAFLADELQAQCLRKLEQAGAALCQQLALLEMQPQPGTRAEAAAAFLGATQSAASFPAEGAYGLQLEKSIVLLVQEQSMRLQDMQTEIDKARATLKERKTIERAKGVLMNYRQLSEGDAYKLIRQTAMNQNRRMLDVAEAILATVDLLPGSTNS, from the coding sequence ATGAATCGTGCTGATCGTCCATGGCATCAACATGACGACAAGCACTACCCCATGAAAACGCCTCTGCACTATCTGGTGGCTGCAAGGCAAAGCGAGATTGCCGAGCTGGAGCAGATCAGCCGCGCCAGCAGCCTGGTGGCGAGCGTGTCCGAGCTCGTCCATGCGCTGCAAAAAGAGCGCGGTCTCTCGAATATCTTTCTGGTCAGCGGCGGAGCACAGGCGCAGCAGAGCCTGCTCGACCATGGCCTGCATGTGGACCGGGTCATGGAGCGGGTCTGCCTCGCGCTTGAAGAGCTGGGCGCGCGGGCGCCGGGTGCGCATGGCGCTCGCCTGTTCAATGCGATCGCCAATGCGCTGCAAGGCTTTGAAGCCCTGCCGCTGCTGCGCCGCCGGCGCGATGCGCTGCAGCTCAGTGCCGAGGACTGCACTCAGGCGTTGATCCGCATGATTGCGGCCTGCCTGACCGTGGTGTTCGAGGCGGCGGACAGTGCTTGCGATCCCGATATCGCGAAATTGCTGGTGGCGCTGTTTCATTTCATGCAGGGCAAGGAGCTGGCGGGCCAGGAGCGTGCCACGGGGGTTGCGGCGTTTACCGCAGGGGTAGGCAGGACGGAGCGTCAGCGCCATTGGCTGCATCTGATCGAGTCGCAGGAGCGTTGCTTTCAGGTGTTTGCAGACTTCGCCAGTCCCTCGGGGATGGAGCGCTGGCAGCAGCAATGCGGGGCCTGCCTCGATATGACGGTGATCGAGCGGCTGCGTCGAATGGGCTGCACGGCCGGTGACGGCCTGCCGCTGGACCGCAGCCTGAGCTCGCCGTGGTTCGAAGCCTGTTCCAGCCGGCTCGACGCCATGCACCAGATTGAGGCATTCCTGGCCGATGAGCTGCAGGCTCAATGTCTGCGCAAGCTGGAGCAGGCCGGCGCCGCGCTCTGCCAGCAACTGGCGCTGCTGGAGATGCAGCCGCAGCCGGGGACTCGCGCCGAAGCGGCTGCAGCCTTTCTGGGGGCCACGCAGTCAGCCGCCTCCTTTCCAGCGGAGGGTGCGTACGGGTTGCAGCTCGAGAAAAGCATTGTCTTGCTGGTGCAGGAGCAATCCATGCGGCTGCAGGACATGCAGACCGAAATCGACAAGGCACGCGCCACGCTCAAGGAGCGCAAGACCATAGAGCGGGCCAAGGGCGTGTTGATGAACTACCGCCAGCTCAGCGAGGGCGATGCCTACAAACTGATCCGGCAGACGGCCATGAACCAGAACCGGCGCATGCTGGATGTGGCCGAGGCGATTCTGGCCACGGTGGACCTGCTGCCGGGCAGCACCAATTCATAG
- a CDS encoding CmpA/NrtA family ABC transporter substrate-binding protein: MSQRLPSSTVPAPEPVSAGGRREFLRVAGAAALYGTLGHHGAWAAGSDAPEKKEVRIGFIPLTDCASVVMASVLGFDQKYGVKIVPSKEASWAGVRDKLVNGELDFAHVLYGLVYGLHLGVGGPRKDMAVLMSLNNNGQAITLSKALADKGAVDGASLAKVMAREKREYTFAGTFPTGTHAMWMHYWLAAAGINPLSEAKLITVPPPQMVANMRVGNMDGFCVGEPWNHRAIMDGIGITANTTQDIWKDHPEKVLGTTGEFAQKNPNTCRAVMMAILEAGRWIDASLQNKTKMAETVAQKSYINTSVDAINQRILGRYQNGLGKTWDDPNHMKFFNDGAVNFPYLSDGMWFLTQHKRWGLLKAHPDYLAVARQINRIDLYQQAASQLKVSVPKDVLRSSKLIDGVVWDGKNPAQYADSFKIKA, encoded by the coding sequence ATGAGCCAGCGCCTTCCTTCGTCTACTGTTCCTGCGCCCGAGCCCGTATCTGCCGGTGGCCGGCGTGAGTTTCTGCGCGTGGCCGGTGCTGCTGCCCTCTATGGCACGCTGGGCCACCATGGCGCCTGGGCCGCAGGCTCCGACGCGCCGGAGAAGAAGGAGGTCAGGATCGGGTTCATCCCGCTGACCGATTGCGCCAGCGTGGTCATGGCCTCGGTGCTGGGCTTCGATCAGAAATACGGCGTGAAGATCGTCCCCAGCAAGGAGGCAAGCTGGGCCGGCGTGCGCGACAAGCTGGTCAACGGCGAGCTGGACTTCGCCCATGTGCTCTATGGCCTAGTCTACGGCCTGCATCTGGGTGTGGGCGGCCCCAGGAAGGACATGGCCGTGCTCATGAGCCTGAACAACAACGGCCAGGCGATAACGCTCTCCAAGGCCCTGGCCGACAAGGGCGCGGTGGACGGAGCCAGCCTGGCCAAGGTGATGGCCAGGGAAAAACGCGAATACACGTTTGCCGGCACTTTCCCCACAGGCACCCATGCCATGTGGATGCATTACTGGCTGGCGGCTGCGGGCATCAACCCTTTGTCCGAGGCCAAGCTGATCACCGTGCCACCGCCCCAGATGGTGGCCAATATGCGCGTGGGCAATATGGATGGCTTCTGCGTGGGCGAGCCCTGGAATCACCGCGCCATCATGGACGGCATAGGCATTACGGCCAATACCACGCAGGATATCTGGAAGGATCACCCCGAGAAAGTGCTGGGCACCACGGGCGAGTTCGCACAGAAGAATCCCAACACTTGCCGCGCCGTGATGATGGCGATTCTCGAGGCCGGCCGCTGGATCGACGCCAGCCTGCAGAACAAGACCAAGATGGCCGAGACCGTGGCCCAGAAGTCCTATATCAACACCAGCGTGGACGCCATCAACCAGCGCATTCTGGGGCGCTACCAGAACGGACTGGGCAAGACCTGGGACGACCCCAACCACATGAAGTTCTTCAACGACGGGGCCGTGAACTTCCCCTATCTCTCGGACGGCATGTGGTTTCTTACCCAGCACAAGCGCTGGGGCCTGCTCAAGGCTCATCCCGACTATCTGGCCGTGGCCAGGCAGATCAATCGCATCGACCTCTACCAGCAGGCGGCAAGCCAGCTCAAGGTCAGCGTGCCCAAGGATGTGCTGCGCAGCAGCAAGCTGATCGACGGCGTGGTCTGGGACGGCAAGAACCCTGCCCAGTACGCCGACAGCTTCAAGATCAAGGCCTGA